Below is a genomic region from Macadamia integrifolia cultivar HAES 741 unplaced genomic scaffold, SCU_Mint_v3 scaffold1971, whole genome shotgun sequence.
AATACCTAGACTGTGTATGGTAACAACATTTATAATATGGTATCACACAGACAGTTTAGTTTCCACtctaattaagaaagaaaaatcctcAAAATATAGTTCTCTGTGGTTGGCATTTTTAAGACCGGAGCTGGCCTTTGTTCCAAGCAAACCTGTTAGATTGGCTTGAGAATGAATCACATTTAATGGCTATTCTTCTTTTACTCTGCATTTGCAATATACCAATGCAAGCTCAGCATTCCATTTAGATGTAAGAGTAAGCGCTTTCATTATTCAGCTCAGGTGACTCAAGATATTTGAGATTGATTACCATGATTCATGACAACCCAACTACATAcatatatttaataataataataactcacTATGGATTAATTTCAATCCTATCCAAGCAGAAAAAGGCTGGTAATCTCTCCTCTGTTTGGAGAACAGACCCAGAGTTACCTCAGAACTTCTGCCTCTCATATCCCCTGGTTTTCCTTCATTGGTGACTGAATGATGGGACAGTCCAAATGTAACCCCTCTCTCCCCCATTGTCTGTGGTAGCATTGGACCACCTTGAATGGGAATGATGGCCTTAGGAAaattcagttcttttttttttctcggaAAGAAAACTGAAAAACCCATGCATTAATATatttgagattaaaaagctgCAATATTATTCATTTCGATATGTTTTgctcacatatatatatatatatatatatatatatatattttttttttttaattcttttttgggtagaatgcTTACATACATGAACTACATATAAAAGATAGGACAATGACACTGGGAGAGAAGAATTCAGAATAGACCCCGTCCCAAACTAAATCCATAACCATGTCCATAAGGGGTCATTAATGAAGCATTATTTGGATATGGGGTATCTCTAGCTGCTGCAAAGCGATCCACAGCTCTCATTGAATTGATAGCTAAGAAAGGGGAAGTAACCTTAGACTCATTAGCTACTAGTTCATCTGCACGTTTCACCATTTTCTTCTTAAGCTCCTCCATGGACATCTTCAACTGCCGAAGCTGAAGCAATCCCATATCTTCAATGGGTGCTTCGCACCAGGGCTCACCCTTCTTTGCTTCTATAGACGACTTATGGAGTGCCTCAGCTCGCTTCTTCTCGGTTTCCAGCTGGTTGAGTGCCTCTGAGTACTGTCGGTTAAGTTCATAAAGATTGGTTCCACAGTAAGCATTCAAGAGTGGCAACGCAACCACTTCCGGTCGGGGATCGTTTTTCGCGAGGAACCTTTCTACGATGGACTCTACGGTAGGGTGGCCAAAGGAAAAGACCTTTCCTGCAGGAGAGAAGACAAAGATGGCTGTTTCAGCTCCACAGAGCGTGCAAAGCTCACTGGCCTTCTTGAACAGCCCTGCTCGGCGTTTAGAGAAGGTGACTTGTCTAGAGGCCTCACAATTGATCCTCTTGATCTCTATCTTCTGGCGACCCATGCTTGGCTTCCTTGCCATCTCACTAAAACACtaaatagaaaatagagaaaatgatATTTCTTTGGACTCAAGTGACACATAATAGAGATTGAAGAATGTGGATTTATAGGACTTCTTTCCTTCAATTTTATTTACTCTGTGCTGTCTGATGCGCACTGGAAGGGCTGGCGCACTAGAGAGGATCCAGGTCCTGTTGAAGCTGTCcgaatttatcaaaaaataaaattacccCTATATCATTCAATTTCCATCTCTAAAGCTTTTGACTTTATAATTTTTGACTTAGAGCTCTAGCTATTAGTTTGGGAAGTTCAGATTCCAAAAATCTAATAACATTATTAAGATTGAAGATTatgagatttattttatttattttggttggCAATCTTTATATTTCTCAGATTTGACCTCTAATAT
It encodes:
- the LOC122065316 gene encoding agamous-like MADS-box protein AGL61 → MARKPSMGRQKIEIKRINCEASRQVTFSKRRAGLFKKASELCTLCGAETAIFVFSPAGKVFSFGHPTVESIVERFLAKNDPRPEVVALPLLNAYCGTNLYELNRQYSEALNQLETEKKRAEALHKSSIEAKKGEPWCEAPIEDMGLLQLRQLKMSMEELKKKMVKRADELVANESKVTSPFLAINSMRAVDRFAAARDTPYPNNASLMTPYGHGYGFSLGRGLF